The Brienomyrus brachyistius isolate T26 chromosome 9, BBRACH_0.4, whole genome shotgun sequence genome contains the following window.
TGAATAATTCTTATACCGaccattgtaatgcattataaaggtatctataatgcattatagatgacagcttttttttattattttacacaTAAGAGAGGAAACATGGGGCACAGTTCTGAAGGTGGCATTTGCTTCTAGGCAAGTTGTCTTAAACGGTTAAAGACACGAGTGCCATAATATTTATATGCGAATCCGCAAACCCTACGCAATCCTCGCTTGTACTTGCGGTCACCTGTAAAATGGTTGGATGCAGATATATCAGGCGTGACGATCTGGATGCATGGGACGAGCTGGTGtggaaggtgggggggcagatggTGGTGGGAGCAGAAAGACCTTTAGACCACTCACAGTCAAATTCTTCCTGACCTATTAGGAACATTTGCAGTGAAGCCTCTGATGCGTCACACCTCTCAGTAAACCCACATTCACATCCAGCCCAGTGGCCCGAAATACAGTGGCAGTACAAAGTTTTGTGTAACGTCGAAATGCAACATACCCATTAATCAACAGTCTGCTGCAGTGTTCCAAACTTTGGCCAGGCGTGGGTTTAATGTGTTACAGACAATGAAACACAATTTGccctataatccatccatcttccataactgcttacccAGTACAGTGTCGCAGTTATTTTCCATATCAGAGATAGAAAATATATATGTTCATTAAATATTACATCCCCTCCACCCTTTATTGTGTTCTGTGACTGTCAGGAATTTACATAAGAGGGTGACCTCAGTCCTTCAGCAATTTCTCCTGGAATATCCcgcagaacaatgcaaaaataGGCCAAGCAGGCAATGTGTATTTAAGACAATGGGGTAAACTGTTCACCGAGACATTCCTGAATTAAAACATTTAGCGTGCTTTACAAATAGAGATTGCAATCAATAAtcactttattataatgtctgcGAGTACATTACAGGGTCAGCATTTTGTGGTTTGAACTAAACACCAAGATTAACCCAtactgggtcgttccctgccttgcacccatatattctgggataggctccggactccccgcgaccctgaataggataagtggttacaggaaatggatggatggacaaatttTACATTAACTGAGCAGCAAAATTTCTCTTGATAGAAATCCAatatgtattttactgaaacagATTTTTGAACCAACAAGTTCCATTCCAGCCCTATATCTGGCAACAAATTTTGGCTGAAACGTGTGAATTAATGACGGGCTGCAATTTTAAACGTTCTTCGTGCTCTTTGGGGATGCTCAGTCTCCAAGCAGCTGTTTGACTGCATAAATGGAAGTCATAGACTCGGGCCAGTTCAGTGAAACCAGAACCGTTTTCGTCCTTCATTAGGAAACCCGAGTGTTTGCAAGTACGCGCTACCGGCGACTCTCAGCCAATAGACTGAGTGGATGCAAAGTGGACCCGAGTCACACTCATGCAGACCCCCGGCTTTGCGTGCAGCAAGGCAATCAGTATCTTAAGGCTTATGGAGTAAAGACTGCTGACTGCTGTCATTTGGGACAGTAGAATGTAAAGGATATCGTTTGACATTTCGAATAAAGCCGAATAAAATGCAATCGCCGCCACCTCGAAGCCTATAACGCTTATTTTGGCAGCATGATGAAATTAAAGTAGACACCAAAAGGTAGGTAATTTGATTGCCTTCTTTGAATCTTCAGTGAACTTTGAgagttttgttttacatatataatattatatatatatatatatatatatatatatatatatatatatatatatatatatatatatatatatatatatatatatatatatatatagagagagagagagagagagagagagacagacagacagacagacagacagacagacagagtttTAGTATTATCTTTCGTTTTAATGTACGTTCATGTTACATGCTAAATCATATTCATGCACTGGCGTGATTATTTTCCTTAGGAAGTTTTTAAAAACTCTGTTGGCGTATTGCGTATTGCAATTCAATACTTAATCCAAAAATACATTGAAATCGAAAAATCGCACTTAAACATGAATGTGAAGCTATGGAATATGAAGTATGCGCAGAAGAGCTATATTGCGGATTCCTGCTTACGAGCTACTTTGTGGACATGCCCCCGTACTGTACGCCACTTTATTCAGGGTCACTTTTTGGAAACTGACAGGCCCTAAGTACTGAGCTTAGCCCACAATCTCCGCCCCGATCGCTGGCGCCCCGTCCCGTGTGACGCCTTTTGCGAAGGACGCCGTATCCCGGTACTTATACCGCCCCATCCGGACGCCGCCTCCTCAGCGCGTTACACAGAGAAGGGAAGCGGCGACTCGCTATTCAAAGCACCTCCTCACTCAAAGCTTATGGCAAATCTGGCCTTTTTCCTTTCTCCTATTGGTACCCCCATTACTCTTTAAAAATTCCGCCGAAAAAGAGAAGACGATTTACCCAAAAAATTTGGCCGTTACCTCACGTAAGTAGCCCACTGGCTGGTTTTTCCGATCCTCGCTGGCCGCGCCGGAGCCGGCAGAGAAGCGCACTCACTACAATATGGCGATGGCTTGTCTTTCACCGAGCCGCCTGCTTTCCCGCATCGGACGCCGTGCCTCTCCGCCAAATGCCCAAATCTTCATCATTAACTGCATAACTGTGGTTCGTTTTATACTTCTATGGGCTTAATAATTTAGAAGACTATTAGCAAAAATATAATTTGCGTTTTATTGGGATTATTCCAAAAAGCGATTGCGGTTAGAGGTTAGGCACCCGGGGCTTTGAAATTTAAAGCGATATTAAGGTGTTATTAAGTTGTGTTTGGGTGGATTAATCTCTCATATCTTTTTACATCGCTTTTGTGTTTTTATCACTGTTTTGATCATAGCTGTTTTATAAACGAGCCGGTGCCATTATggcttttttttgtatttcccCTCCTGTCTTTGAGAGCCTCCGCTCGCGTTAATATAAGGGAGAAACGCCACGCTTTATTTCACCATCCATCCGAAAGGGGGTCGACGGCCGGCTCCTCGGCGTTATTTTAGAAGCTCAGTGGCTCCGATCCGCCAGTCATGTCGGCGCACTTCCCTACCAAACGTTAACGTCAGCAGGGTGGTTTGCTGCGGGGAAGTTGCGTCTTCGGCCATTCAAATCCGGCTCAGCGCGTTTTGTCGGCGGCCGCTGTAGCGCGGTTATTAGATGACAGGATCCTCATAAGTTATCTATCTATTTGTCCGCGCTGCTTGACCTCGATAAACGCGGGCGGATGCGAGTCTGTGACGCAGCCAGAGACACATAGttacaagatgtgctttaagcGGCTCAGTGGTTATCTGTGGGCACTTTTGTTTGCGCAAAACCCTTTTTAAAGTCTATTTACGCTTCACTGGAGCTGAAAGCTCGCAGCCAAACTCCTAGTTTCTAAGCGCGTGGGATCGATATCAACATGTAGCTTCGTTAAAGATAAAGGGCAAGATGACGAATCAGGCCGCTGGTTAACATTGACAAAAGTCCAGTTTTGCCTGTTTTTAATGATTGGGGTGTTTAGGCAGTACTTGGCTCCCCGAGATTTTTAATCGAAAGTGCCGTGAACGTATGAAGCGATTTTGGGCAGCGACACAGCGAGGTGGTTTGTGAGGATTTCTGGTTCTAGCCGGTTGAACCTTGTTACTTTGTGGCCGAAGCCTTGTTAATACACACATGCCTACACACGTCGTTCTGAAATCGCAGATCTAATGCTTTTTATTCATATTCTTAAGATAAATTTTGTGGAAAAACAGACTGGTAAGCATCCCCTCCCAAAGAGTTTGTCCTGTTCCCTGAAATGTATTAAGGTCTATCCAGACCGCCACTTATTGGTAAGACTTGCAAGGAAATCTCCTAATCTCGCCTCTTACATTTACGACGCAGCTGTAACGTTTTATGGTGTACTTTGTGAAAGATTTGGAAGTTGCTCAACTAGTGGTTAAAGTGTGTTTATTCATGTCTCACTGAATTCTATTTATTAAACATTGTTGTATAATAGTTAAATCATAGTCCCAAGTCGAtactttttgtgtgtgttactGATTTTGAGCTGTGTTTGTCATTCACGTAATGTTTGTATCTAGACGTCTTTATTACAACTTAAAACAAGTTCAGAAGCGTGTTGCTTTCAGTTTGATACTTTTGAAGTTGCGCAAGGAGCTCATTGAAACTTGGAGCTTAtttttgggtgtgtgtgtgtgtgtatagagaCATGCTCGCAGCAGTGTATAATACCCAGTTCATGCTTTTGAAATGGTCGTGTCTCATATCTCCCACAGGGCACACCCCATTCTGTGCAGGTGTACAACTACCCAGAAGGCCTAGGGGCGGCGCTCTACAGGGAACAATTCGACTTCAACGCCGAGCCGCCTTGGGACCCTAGCTGATAGTGGGATAGGTCTATCTCCTGACTTGTCCATGTGAGTTAAGGCCAATGTACTCTGTTCTTGATTCTGTCACCGTTTTTGTTGTTGAGTGTCTCATTGTTcagcatcttttttttttcctaagacACCAGACTCTGAGGCACACTTGCCACTGTCCTTCATCTCAGTTTCTGGCATCTTTAAGCCTTCTCACGTCTGCTAATTACATAATTTGCTTGCTCTAAACTGGGCCGTTAGGGGGGCCCTGCCATACCCGATTAAACTTCCCTGCTGCAGTCATCCTTTAGGACTGTCTTTTCAGAATTTCCCTCTTGGGACCTGTAAAATATATCTATCTTTATCTCTGTTCTTGGTAATGACTTGACAGTGATTCCCTTCTGCCCAAGCTGCTCCAAATCCAGTTCCATAAACAGTTATTCTCCCCACCCCCAAACGACACAGCATTTGAATAGTAGAACTAAAATTATCTAAACGCTGGTGTGCAGGTTTGTGAGATGGGTGCAGACGTTGTAGCCTTTGTGGGTTTAcaggtgtgcgtgcgtgtggtcCTGCCACCTGCAGAGTGGCAGTGACATCGATCCTGTAGCCTCAGCGTGTGACTTGGGAAGTTCTTATGAATGGGGATATAGGGGATGATGTCAGACCCTCACTCCAGATCAGGCTTCTGCATTCAGGGGCCCATGCTGGCCTTTTCTCTGTCTGGCCCTCATGAGAAGCTCGGCTAACCATGCATTGGGGAGCTGACGTGAAGTCATGTGACTCTCCTGGCCAGCAGTTGTGTAATCTTATCAAAAGCAGACATCTGACACTGGTGTAGCCTGCATTGTGCTAGGCTAATGCCACTGAGCAAAGCCCCTTTCATGGGTCACAGGTGCTGGGATTAACCGTGATGGTCCCCAGTAAAGCACGCTGGCGCACTGCAGGCTATGTTTTTCCCGGTGCTTTGTTTTTCGCAGTCGCCATGTTGACGTCTGCGTTTCGCCTTTCTCCAGTTGGCGTGCTGTCCTGCGATTGGCCGCCGGGGGGTGGTTCAGATCAGGGGGTCGGGGAATAACGCTGAGTGTGTCTTCTCGGTGTTCATACAAGCACTGTGGACCAAAAGCGTGTGAAATGAATCCTGTGGATCAGGGCTAGGTGGTTTCCCATCCAGTACCTGCAGGTGTGAAACGTTACGGTACCTTGCTCTGGGTGATATTgaagcctgagatggctgtggGTGATGGCAGTCCTTTCGGTACTGCAGAGGCGGTCAGTGTTGCATCAGGAAATGCATGCTGTGGTTGCTGGAGCAATGGTTGGCATGTGGCGCTACATGGGTTATCTTCCATTCAGCCAGGTGGCCTAGGTTGgagaatcatatatatatattatgtgtaCGACAAGTGGCCCAGGGAGGAGGAAGTGTCTCCAGGCAGCGGTGGAGTTTCCGCGATGAGTCATGTGATGCCACGCGTATGACTCATTCGCGGGCCACACGCTGCCGGGActctaccacccccccccaaaggacgTTTCTGTTCCAGTGGGAGGTCCTTGAAGtgccggttgtgtggtttttccaGACCCGGTTCTGTTCAAGGCACCATGGTACACGGCTGTCTGTCTGCAGAATCTTACCTTAATGGTTCACTGTCCTCCAGTTGCATGATGGTTTCAGGAAGGAGAGGAAAAGGGAGACCGGCTGAATACAGGAAATAACTGGAGCCTTCGTCAGACCGCAGTGATTTAGGGTAATTTTATGTGGAAGTGTTTAGCGTGATACCAGGTTCCTGCTGACTGGTCACAGATCTTTAACTGTGCGCCCTAAATTTCGCCACGGCTACTCAAGGTGCAGCCCCTGCTTCCTGTATTCGGCTCATTACGTCTGTGTGCTGCTTGCTCACCgaacgtgtgtgtgttttacattATGGCATTTCACGCCGCTGAGTTGTACTCTCCCCTCTCGTTCTTTCCCCTCTGCAGTTTGTTGCGTATATCTAGGACCCCAACGGCTCAGGGCTTCGATTTTACAACTCTTTATGATTTGTCGGATTTGCGGAATACGGTTGAGATGAAAGGATTTGCTGACGAACCAAACTACTCCATTGAACTGCTGCAGGGGAGCACCACCCTCTGTGATGTCATTGACAGCCATATCTATGAGCAGGCTCTGGTAAGTGTGCTCAAGCCCCGTTCACTGCTTCATGTGGTCCTCACTTCTTCAGCGTATCGGCAGCGTTAATTGAAACATTTTGAGTTCAGCTGAACTGCTTGCGTGTTTTGGCATCAGTAGTGAACCTCATGTTTGTTACATTAATTGAGGTAGAGGCCAGAGGCCCGAGTGTGCTAAGGGTTAGTCTGCTGCTGGAGTTGCGGGCAGTTAAGTCTCATGTTTCCGATGCTACTGGTGGTGATACACATCTATGCTTATTTTAAGTCCgttgtttttaaatgtctgtAAATCACCTTGTGATTTTAAAAGTGCTATATGAATGATTGACCCCCATGTGTTcgatctctcccccccccaggctgaaaAGAATGCATTTCTTGTCGCTGATCTTGGGGTCCTCGTGCGACAGCACTTCCGGTGGCAGACCAGTATGGCTCCCATACAGTCTTACTACAGCGTCCGGTGCAACAGCAGTCCTGCCGTCGTCGAGGTCTTGGCTGCTCTTGGCGTTGGATTTGTTTGCTCCAACAAGGTgagcaaaccccccccctcactctccTGTCTTCCATATCCGCCATGATCGCTAGAGGACAACATGGAAAGAATCCATGGTGCTTGGGAGGAATGTTTGAACGGCGCATCTCCTCCGCCCAAAAGCTGCCTTTGAACTAACGTGGAATAACACTTTTGGTTTTATAATTGCTCGTAGTCCTGCCGTGGTTCTTTTACCTGCTGCTGAGTAATTCGTCCTGGGATGGTGCATTTCTGTTACAATCTGAAGTGTGACTAACCGTCCAGGCCTGGGATGAGGCGGAGCTCTTGTAATTGTACCTGGATTTCAATATTTAGCACTTTACAAAATGAAAGAAGAGGCTTGTTTtttggttcccccccccccccccccccccccttcttaaTTTGCAACTTTTTTCCCCTAATTGCTGCAGCAGTTTTCGGGCTCCAGTCTCATCCCCTTTTTCCGCTCTCCTCCCCCGGCAGAATGAGTTGGTACTAGTGCAGAACTTCGGCGTGGCACCTGAGAACATCATCTTCTCTGCGGTCTGCAAGCAGCTGTCCCACCTCAAGTACGCCGCCAAGAACGGCGTCGACACCCTGACCTGTGACAATGAGACTGAGATGCGCAAGATCGCCCGGTGTCACCCCGGTGCCAAGTGAGTGGCCTGTGCGGCAGCCGCGGCGGAGCGATGGGCGGAGCTACGTGTGGCGGCGGTCGCCGTGACGATGTGTCCCTGTGCCTCCGTCGCCAGGCTGCTGCTGCAGATCACTGCTGAGGCTCCGGGTGAAGTTGAGGCCACCAGCATGACCTTCGGTGCCACACTGAAGGGCTGccgtggcctcctggaatgtgCTCAGGAGCTGGGCATGCAGGTCGTTGGAGTCAAGTGAGTTCAGCTCTGTAAATTGAGGGATGGGGAACTTATCTGTTTAAGAGTCAGAGACGCAGGCAGTTAAAGAaagaagcgggggggggggactctgtaTTAATGGAGTGCTACACTGTaacatccacccattttgcaGGATGACATCTTTCGCCTGGTCCATTTTCAGCATATTTGTACTAACTTTGTGCTGCCAAGACCTGCAGCTACTCGCGTCTAGatctttgccttttttttttctccactttACTTCGCAGTCTTGCCGTTAAGCTCCTCCCACTTTATTTTGTCAGGTTCCACATCCCCAGCTCCTGCCGGGACATCCAGGCGTACACCCACGCGGTGGCGGACGCCCGCTGCGTATTCGACATGGGGGTGAGTTGGCCTGGGCGCGCTACCCGTGACGGCTATGGTCACGTGCACGCGTTCGCGTTGTTACCGCTGTGTCACCCTGACGTTATGTTGAAAACAGATACTTCCCATAATCCTTAGCAGGTTACTGCCTCCTCCGTGTCAGATTTCTGTTTAATGGGTGGTGTTTCTTCAGGCGGAGTTTGGCTACGACATGAACATCCTAGACATTGGGGGAGGTTTCACTGGCTCGGAAGACCAGCTGGAACAGGTACTGAATGTTTTGTTTAtggttttttctttttgtttacattcagCTCTATGATATTAATGGTTGTAATTGCTGTGCTAGATATGGTTTAAAAATATGGTATTTCTCAGTTCACATGTATAGAGTAACTGGATATTTCCTGTTCAGTTCAGTCTAACAGATGTCAGGAATGCAAATGTAGATGAAGCACAGTGGTCACCTCCCGCGTTCTGTCAAAGTGACAGTTGAATCACTGATGCCTGGGTCCTTCAGCTGTCAGAATGTGTAGAGTGCCAGTGTTTCAAATGCATTCATCTCCTTTTGTTGCAAATCAGCTGGTAGAATATCACAATGGCTGCCGGAGCCTGTAGAATGGGTGGAATTTCAAACCGAATGTCATTTCTGTTTACCTTGAAGGTGCTTTGGTCTAAACCTCATCAGTATAGATGTGTTcaatggagggtgggggggcggggagtgTTTTTGTGAAACTGTATGCATTTTGAGATTTTAATTCTGAAGTCGTTCTGTCACAGGGAGTCTCTTGGTGGACTAAAGACCCTCCTCTTTACTTCAGATCCGCGGCGCCATTCAGCCGCAGCTGGAGAGGTATTTTTCTCCGCTGTGTGGCTTCACCATCATCGCAGAGCCGGGGGCCTTTTACGTTTCACCCTCCTTCACCCTGGCCGTCAACATCATCGGCAAGAAAGTAGTGGCCCGGGATCGGTGCGGCCGGCCCTGTGGTCAGTCTCTCGCTCTCCCACGTTTCCGATACGTCGGTGTGACGCTTTCCCGAGGCGtgactgtgcagtgtccttgtTGTTCCTTCCAGATGACCTATCGCCAAACGACGAGCCGGAGTTCCTGTATTATATGAACGATGGCGTGTACGGGTCCTTCTCCAGCAAACTGTTGGATGACATCATCCCGGCACCGTCTGTGCACAAGGTGAGCGTGGACGGCTGCCAGCACGTGTGTGGCGTGCGCTTGGGACCCGCCCCCTAAACGCTAGTACCCCTGTCACCGCAGGTCGCCCTGCTGGAGGAGCCGGTGTTCTCCAGCAGCCTCTGGGGGCCCTCAAGCGATGCCCTGGACCAGGTGGTTGACCACTGCCTGCTGCCCGAGCTCAATGTGGGGGACTGGCTCCTCTTCAGGAACATGGGGGCCCAAAGCGTGAGCGAGCAGGCAGCCTATACCAGCGTGGAGAGCCTGCCCATCTACCATGTCATCTCAGAACACGATTGGTAAGCAGAAGCATGTGCGTGCAGGTATTTTTGTTACGTGGAGATTGAACTTTCTGCTGGGTTTACTTTTTGGGCGTGAGGACCTGTTTTTAAACCCTGTTCCCCTTTGTAGGTACGAGATGCAGGATGCCGGATTTGGCCTGGACACGCCCATGAGGAACCTCTTACTGGGCCCATACTCCTTCCCGTTTAACCAGCAGGAGGACGCCTTCTCCACCCCAGCTTAGACCACATCAGCGTCTTGGGGGTGGAGTAGGGTTTCTGCTAAGCCGGTCCGGTTGGCATTCCAAGAGAAGAGCCGGCTGCTATAGgacacttgttttttttttttttttttttttttgtaatgaaaTGATAGAAGGGTTTTACTGGGACCAGTCATAGTGTGGTGACAGTATTCGTTTTTCAGCATCACCATAAAGTGGACCGACATCTATAGCCGGTTCCCCCAAAACAGCTAatctccccctgcccccccccccgttctgtAGTTTAAACAAGAGAAAATATGCAACAAAATGGACGACTCTGTAGAGATGGCATCCCATCGCGGGGTTTCCTACTCAACTGCAGTTTATATACATGTtcagtttatttaattttatttcatatCTATATATAAATCTATATAGATTGCATTTTGCCAGTCTTGTACATCAGCTGTCTGCCCTACTGGAGCAGTTCATAGAAATGCCAAGATCGGACTTCAAgtgatttaaaatgcaaaaataaatgtaaatttgtGCTTTGAGTGGTAGCTTTAGTAGAGACGGCGTTCCATTCTTGCTATGGAGCCTGATCCAGCCATGTTGTAATTGCAATAAATACGTACGTGGGTGTGTTATTTATCTATTTGGGTTTTGACACGGCGGCGGCGTGCGCATTGAGCACCTGCAGCGTGCGGCTGCAGAAACAGGCATGCTTGGCTGCGTTTGTGAGGTTCATTACGGGGGAGCTGCTCCCCGCTCTTGTCATTACGAGCTCGGAGCGGCAGCTGAATCAGTCCAGCCAAGACGTCTCGTTGGCAGTGCGCTCGCGGTGCTTCGATACGGTTATCCGACAACTGAGCAGGCCTACAGGGTTATGACAGTGCGAGTCGCCCTGTAGCCTCCATGGTCGTGGGTTTTTTTGTGGCCATATTTGGCCTTTGCACGTCGCTCCCGGGCATCAGGTCAGCCGCAGATTCTGTCCGCTCCCTCGCTTCCAGGCCCGGCGACTGCTCCGTAAACCTCTCGCGCTGCGAGTGCCTGCGACTCTGctgcaaaaacaaaagaaaacaaaacaaaaatgtgctcATACAAGCATAAGGAAACATCTCTCCTGTTCACTTCTCGTTTGGCTGGAAGTCGTTCAGTCTGAAGGTCATTGTTGGTGCCCCACCTCAGGCTTCCCCGTCGCTGCTAGTGTTCAGGAGCGACGTGTCCCAGCGCATCAGAATTTTAACGCTGTCATTTGAAGAGCCGCTTCTTTCATGATCCTTTCCCGAAGAGACAAGCCTGCGCGCGCATACATCTTTAGCTACGATGCTGATGGTTGTAAGCTGTTGTCAATCAGTCCATTGTGCTCGTTTAATGGAAGTGATTAATACACCTTTGACTGAAATGTGCAGTGCTTATTTTCATTCTCCTTTGTGACAGCCATATTTTCTGTTAGCCTAATGACAAAGCGTTCACATTCTGCAAAAAGGGCTTTTCTGTTGTATAAAATAAACCTTCCGTTTCTGACTTGTGTTTGCAGCGGTGCTTATTAAATTTCAAGATCAAAAATAAGGTTTGGCGCCAATTTGCAGCATTTGGTCATTGGAGAGTCCCTAGCGGCAGTAACATACTATAGATATGATGTTCTGAGCTGCGAAAAGACCTAAAGTGCCGTATTGTGACCAGTGCCTGGTACCAACCAGCCATCTGTGGTGTGAATCTCACTGCCCTTCAGGGACAGGAGAGGAGTGTAGATTTCAGGAGTGGAAAAATGCCTTGTTGGCTTTCCTGGAAGATAGTGAGCGATCAATGTTTCAGGCATGCGTTCCTATGAAAGTTCTTCATTTTCACTTCATCTGGTTGGAATACAAAGTGACCAATTTGGCTGAATTGGCCATCAAGGACTCCAAGGCTCACCTATGCTGAGCTTTTGTGACGGCCTGGGTGCGGGCTGGGGCTGGGGTCCTCACCAGGGGCTGGGGTCCTCACCAGGGGCTGGAGCTGTACAGCGCTACCAACGTCCGATTAAGCGTCTGGACTAAGAGCACATTTCACCTCAATGTCCGGGGCGTCCTGTGGGAATCCATTCTGAGCCCAGCTGGAGGTCCAGAGAACCCTCTACTGGAATCTGTTAATATTTCAGTTCTCTCCAGAAAAGTCTAGAGTTGACTAGACACGTACAGGCCTGTGGATAGAAGAACTAAGGGTTCTACTGTATGAGCCAATCTCCACCTCGCACGAAGTGTTGATGGTGAAATCCTATGAGGAAGCACTGGTCTGCCAGTGAGGGTACAAAAGAAGACAGGAGGTGGAGATATTGCTACACATACGTTGACGATGTTGCCTGTGCCCATGTAAGACGGTGTAAAGACCAAAGCTACACCTGCGACTTTTCTAAAAGATTTTATTCATctttgtatataaaaaaaaaaacatttgcaatgacaaatattgtgcaaaaaaaagctAACATGATGTTCCACTGTATGTTATGGTGAAGCTACTTTGGTCAGAGCTCGGCGGGTTTTTTCCAGTACAGATTTAAAATAAGACTTAACAGTAGTAGAAATGACTCACAGGAGTCTTACCGGCCTGCTTGTAAGAATTATACCATTGCTCAGCTGTTCCTTGGTCATACTTGCTTGAAGGAAAAAAATGACTCCCAACTAAAACAAAGACCaacattataaaataaataatgaatttaaaaatacaaaatatttgtaaataaaaaaaaaactccacagaAACAAAAACCCTGACGTTTCAGCACTGTTGCTAAATCTCTTCCCTCACACAGAATGACACCCCACTGCCATCTCACCATCTACTGGCCATCACCACCAAGTGTGGGGACAGCAACAGTGGTGTAGGGGGCGGGGCTTATTAAAAGTGCCCGCCCCAATCTAGGCGCTGATTGGTAGGGAAATTGGACATCCGACCAACGGACTTTAGGCAATAACCCCTGAGCTTGTGAATCATGTGATGCCAAAACATAATATTTTTATGTGTAAACAATGACAGAAGAAAATTATATAAGGAAAAAAGAAACATAATTCGGCTTTCCACTACCTTTCAAGAACTCTGGGAATTTGGTAACCTTGATGAATTATAGGTAAACTTAATCAGACACCTACACTTTCAAGATTTCTGAGTGCAATTTAGACATTGTGCAAAATCTCAAGTTAGGTGGTGTCAGCTAATAAGCAACATATAATTGTGTAACTGCCAGGATCATCTAGCTTCTTTTTTTAGAGACGCTGTAGAGTTTCAAACAGGGAGTCTAAGTTAAGCCATTGCTCAAGACTACACCAAAGAGAGCCCTCAATCAGACCGAAAGGTGTTTTGGTCAGAAGTCTGGGTCCTTAGCCAATGCACTAACATGCCAGCATGCCCTCGGGGCCAGACGGCAGGTGCGGAGGG
Protein-coding sequences here:
- the azin1b gene encoding antizyme inhibitor 1b, producing MKGFADEPNYSIELLQGSTTLCDVIDSHIYEQALAEKNAFLVADLGVLVRQHFRWQTSMAPIQSYYSVRCNSSPAVVEVLAALGVGFVCSNKNELVLVQNFGVAPENIIFSAVCKQLSHLKYAAKNGVDTLTCDNETEMRKIARCHPGAKLLLQITAEAPGEVEATSMTFGATLKGCRGLLECAQELGMQVVGVKFHIPSSCRDIQAYTHAVADARCVFDMGAEFGYDMNILDIGGGFTGSEDQLEQIRGAIQPQLERYFSPLCGFTIIAEPGAFYVSPSFTLAVNIIGKKVVARDRCGRPCDDLSPNDEPEFLYYMNDGVYGSFSSKLLDDIIPAPSVHKVALLEEPVFSSSLWGPSSDALDQVVDHCLLPELNVGDWLLFRNMGAQSVSEQAAYTSVESLPIYHVISEHDWYEMQDAGFGLDTPMRNLLLGPYSFPFNQQEDAFSTPA